A region of Poecile atricapillus isolate bPoeAtr1 chromosome 24, bPoeAtr1.hap1, whole genome shotgun sequence DNA encodes the following proteins:
- the GALE gene encoding UDP-glucose 4-epimerase isoform X2, whose amino-acid sequence MWQLRVREGTMAEKILVTGGAGYIGSHCVLELLQAGFVPVVIDNFHNAIRGSEELPESLRRVQEIANRPVLFQELDITDEAALQELFGKHRFSAVMHFAGLKAVGESVQKPLEYYRVNLTGTIRLLETMKAHGVRNIVFSSSATVYGDPKYLPLDENHPVGGCTNPYGKSKFFIEEMIRDLCKAERDWNAVLLRYFNPIGAHESGMIGEDPQGIPNNLMPYVAQVAPPQPLGGDREGTEGDGAPMGLSLCAGGSGTPGIPERLWERLQDGRWNGCVMGWVEFGISKALAAPWALPSASVSPQESGITSTSWIWPRATSLLSRSSRRTVAARSTTWAQAPATPCCRWSGPWRKPQGGRSSTRSQPGGRETWPPATLTPRWPSGSWAGKLPLAWTRCVRTCGGGSCRTPRASARTELWLRAGRALGCSEPALPPSLRAVTILGEQFQLPLLPLARGRKAGASSASLFLILIPQVFASHRAEPQQTENTARPGLAPQAWNPLWEWPGAAARDT is encoded by the exons ATGTGGCAGCTCCGTGTCCGGGAG GGAACCATGGCAGAGAAGATCCTGGTGACGGGCGGCGCCGGCTACATCGGCAGCCACTgcgtgctggagctgctgcaggcgGGATTCGTCCCCGTGGTCATCGATAACTTCCACAACGCCATCCGAG GCTCCGAGGAGCTCCCCGAGAGCCTCCGGCGGGTGCAGGAGATCGCGAACCGGCCCGTGCTCTTCCAGGAGCTCGACATCACGGACGAGGCCGCGCTCCAGGAGCTCTTCGGGAAg CATCGCTTCTCGGCCGTGATGCACTTTGCGGGGCTGAAGGCCGTGGGGGAGTCGGTGCAGAAGCCTCTGGAATATTACAGAGTGAACCTGACCGGGACCATCCGGCTGCTGGAG ACCATGAAGGCGCACGGCGTGAGGAACATCGTGTTCAGCAGCTCCGCCACCGTCTACGGGGACCCCAAGTACCTCCCCCTGGACGAGAACCACCCGGTCGGGGGCTGCACCAACCCCTACGGCAAATCCAAGTTCTTCATCGAGGAGATGATCCGGGATCTCTGCAAAGCAGAGAGG GACTGGAACGCCGTCCTCCTGCGCTACTTCAACCCCATCGGCGCCCACGAGTCGGGGATGATCGGAGAGGATCCTCAGGGGATCCCAAACAACCTCATGCCCTACGTGGCTCAGGTAGCGCCCCCACAGCCCTTGGGGGgtgacagggaggggacagagggtgATGGGGCTCCCATGGGGCTGTCCCTCTGTGCAGGTGGCAGTGGGACGCCGGGAATTCCTGAGCGTCTTTGGGAACGACTACAAGACGGACGATGGAACGGGTGCGTCATGGGAtgggtggaatttgggatttccaAAGCCCTGGCTGCACCCTGGGCCCTGCCCTCAgcctctgtgtccccacaggagTCAGGGATTACATCCACGTCGTGGATCTGGCCAAGGGCCACATCGCTGCTCTCAAGAAGCTCAAGGAGAACTGTGGCTGCAAG aTCTACAACCTGGGCACAGGCACCGGCTACTCCGTGCTGCAGATGGTCCGGGCCATGGAGAAAGCCTCAGGGAGGGAG atCAAGTACCAGATCACAGCCCGGCGGGAGGGAGACGTGGCCTCCTGCTACGCTGACCCCGCGCTGGCCGAGcgggagctgggctggaaagctgcctttGGCCTGGACAAGATGT GTGAGGACCTGTGGCGGTGGCAGCTGCAGAACCCCACGGGCTTCAGCAAGAACTGAGCTGTGGCTGAGGGCTGGCCGggccctgggctgctctgagccagcACTGCCTCCTTCCCTGAGAGCTGTCACCATCCTGGGAGAGCAGTTCCAGCTCCCCCTCCTGCCTCTGGCACGGGGCAGGAAGGCTGGAGCATCCTCAGCCTCTCtattcctcatcctcatcccccaGGTCTTTGCATCTCACAGAGCAGAACCACAACAAACAGAGAACACAGCCAGGCCTGGTTTGGCACCCCAGGCATGGAACCCCTTGTGGGAAtggccaggggctgcagccagggacacctga
- the GALE gene encoding UDP-glucose 4-epimerase isoform X4, whose protein sequence is MAEKILVTGGAGYIGSHCVLELLQAGFVPVVIDNFHNAIRGSEELPESLRRVQEIANRPVLFQELDITDEAALQELFGKHRFSAVMHFAGLKAVGESVQKPLEYYRVNLTGTIRLLETMKAHGVRNIVFSSSATVYGDPKYLPLDENHPVGGCTNPYGKSKFFIEEMIRDLCKAERDWNAVLLRYFNPIGAHESGMIGEDPQGIPNNLMPYVAQVAPPQPLGGDREGTEGDGAPMGLSLCAGGSGTPGIPERLWERLQDGRWNGCVMGWVEFGISKALAAPWALPSASVSPQESGITSTSWIWPRATSLLSRSSRRTVAARSTTWAQAPATPCCRWSGPWRKPQGGRSSTRSQPGGRETWPPATLTPRWPSGSWAGKLPLAWTRCVRTCGGGSCRTPRASARTELWLRAGRALGCSEPALPPSLRAVTILGEQFQLPLLPLARGRKAGASSASLFLILIPQVFASHRAEPQQTENTARPGLAPQAWNPLWEWPGAAARDT, encoded by the exons ATGGCAGAGAAGATCCTGGTGACGGGCGGCGCCGGCTACATCGGCAGCCACTgcgtgctggagctgctgcaggcgGGATTCGTCCCCGTGGTCATCGATAACTTCCACAACGCCATCCGAG GCTCCGAGGAGCTCCCCGAGAGCCTCCGGCGGGTGCAGGAGATCGCGAACCGGCCCGTGCTCTTCCAGGAGCTCGACATCACGGACGAGGCCGCGCTCCAGGAGCTCTTCGGGAAg CATCGCTTCTCGGCCGTGATGCACTTTGCGGGGCTGAAGGCCGTGGGGGAGTCGGTGCAGAAGCCTCTGGAATATTACAGAGTGAACCTGACCGGGACCATCCGGCTGCTGGAG ACCATGAAGGCGCACGGCGTGAGGAACATCGTGTTCAGCAGCTCCGCCACCGTCTACGGGGACCCCAAGTACCTCCCCCTGGACGAGAACCACCCGGTCGGGGGCTGCACCAACCCCTACGGCAAATCCAAGTTCTTCATCGAGGAGATGATCCGGGATCTCTGCAAAGCAGAGAGG GACTGGAACGCCGTCCTCCTGCGCTACTTCAACCCCATCGGCGCCCACGAGTCGGGGATGATCGGAGAGGATCCTCAGGGGATCCCAAACAACCTCATGCCCTACGTGGCTCAGGTAGCGCCCCCACAGCCCTTGGGGGgtgacagggaggggacagagggtgATGGGGCTCCCATGGGGCTGTCCCTCTGTGCAGGTGGCAGTGGGACGCCGGGAATTCCTGAGCGTCTTTGGGAACGACTACAAGACGGACGATGGAACGGGTGCGTCATGGGAtgggtggaatttgggatttccaAAGCCCTGGCTGCACCCTGGGCCCTGCCCTCAgcctctgtgtccccacaggagTCAGGGATTACATCCACGTCGTGGATCTGGCCAAGGGCCACATCGCTGCTCTCAAGAAGCTCAAGGAGAACTGTGGCTGCAAG aTCTACAACCTGGGCACAGGCACCGGCTACTCCGTGCTGCAGATGGTCCGGGCCATGGAGAAAGCCTCAGGGAGGGAG atCAAGTACCAGATCACAGCCCGGCGGGAGGGAGACGTGGCCTCCTGCTACGCTGACCCCGCGCTGGCCGAGcgggagctgggctggaaagctgcctttGGCCTGGACAAGATGT GTGAGGACCTGTGGCGGTGGCAGCTGCAGAACCCCACGGGCTTCAGCAAGAACTGAGCTGTGGCTGAGGGCTGGCCGggccctgggctgctctgagccagcACTGCCTCCTTCCCTGAGAGCTGTCACCATCCTGGGAGAGCAGTTCCAGCTCCCCCTCCTGCCTCTGGCACGGGGCAGGAAGGCTGGAGCATCCTCAGCCTCTCtattcctcatcctcatcccccaGGTCTTTGCATCTCACAGAGCAGAACCACAACAAACAGAGAACACAGCCAGGCCTGGTTTGGCACCCCAGGCATGGAACCCCTTGTGGGAAtggccaggggctgcagccagggacacctga
- the GALE gene encoding UDP-glucose 4-epimerase isoform X3: MAEKILVTGGAGYIGSHCVLELLQAGFVPVVIDNFHNAIRGARHHGRGRAPGALREASLLGRDALCGAEGRGGVGAEASGILQSEPDRDHPAAGDHEGARREEHRVQQLRHRLRGPQVPPPGREPPGRGLHQPLRQIQVLHRGDDPGSLQSREGEERPRGAAAQVCPHGGDRAAPSVCPQDWNAVLLRYFNPIGAHESGMIGEDPQGIPNNLMPYVAQVAPPQPLGGDREGTEGDGAPMGLSLCAGGSGTPGIPERLWERLQDGRWNGCVMGWVEFGISKALAAPWALPSASVSPQESGITSTSWIWPRATSLLSRSSRRTVAARSTTWAQAPATPCCRWSGPWRKPQGGRSSTRSQPGGRETWPPATLTPRWPSGSWAGKLPLAWTRCVRTCGGGSCRTPRASARTELWLRAGRALGCSEPALPPSLRAVTILGEQFQLPLLPLARGRKAGASSASLFLILIPQVFASHRAEPQQTENTARPGLAPQAWNPLWEWPGAAARDT; the protein is encoded by the exons ATGGCAGAGAAGATCCTGGTGACGGGCGGCGCCGGCTACATCGGCAGCCACTgcgtgctggagctgctgcaggcgGGATTCGTCCCCGTGGTCATCGATAACTTCCACAACGCCATCCGAG GAGCTCGACATCACGGACGAGGCCGCGCTCCAGGAGCTCTTCGGGAAg CATCGCTTCTCGGCCGTGATGCACTTTGCGGGGCTGAAGGCCGTGGGGGAGTCGGTGCAGAAGCCTCTGGAATATTACAGAGTGAACCTGACCGGGACCATCCGGCTGCTGGAG ACCATGAAGGCGCACGGCGTGAGGAACATCGTGTTCAGCAGCTCCGCCACCGTCTACGGGGACCCCAAGTACCTCCCCCTGGACGAGAACCACCCGGTCGGGGGCTGCACCAACCCCTACGGCAAATCCAAGTTCTTCATCGAGGAGATGATCCGGGATCTCTGCAAAGCAGAGAGGGTGAGGAGCGGCCCCGAGGGGCTgcagcccaggtgtgtccccacgGGGGTGACCGGGCAGCGCCGTCCGTGTGTCCCCAGGACTGGAACGCCGTCCTCCTGCGCTACTTCAACCCCATCGGCGCCCACGAGTCGGGGATGATCGGAGAGGATCCTCAGGGGATCCCAAACAACCTCATGCCCTACGTGGCTCAGGTAGCGCCCCCACAGCCCTTGGGGGgtgacagggaggggacagagggtgATGGGGCTCCCATGGGGCTGTCCCTCTGTGCAGGTGGCAGTGGGACGCCGGGAATTCCTGAGCGTCTTTGGGAACGACTACAAGACGGACGATGGAACGGGTGCGTCATGGGAtgggtggaatttgggatttccaAAGCCCTGGCTGCACCCTGGGCCCTGCCCTCAgcctctgtgtccccacaggagTCAGGGATTACATCCACGTCGTGGATCTGGCCAAGGGCCACATCGCTGCTCTCAAGAAGCTCAAGGAGAACTGTGGCTGCAAG aTCTACAACCTGGGCACAGGCACCGGCTACTCCGTGCTGCAGATGGTCCGGGCCATGGAGAAAGCCTCAGGGAGGGAG atCAAGTACCAGATCACAGCCCGGCGGGAGGGAGACGTGGCCTCCTGCTACGCTGACCCCGCGCTGGCCGAGcgggagctgggctggaaagctgcctttGGCCTGGACAAGATGT GTGAGGACCTGTGGCGGTGGCAGCTGCAGAACCCCACGGGCTTCAGCAAGAACTGAGCTGTGGCTGAGGGCTGGCCGggccctgggctgctctgagccagcACTGCCTCCTTCCCTGAGAGCTGTCACCATCCTGGGAGAGCAGTTCCAGCTCCCCCTCCTGCCTCTGGCACGGGGCAGGAAGGCTGGAGCATCCTCAGCCTCTCtattcctcatcctcatcccccaGGTCTTTGCATCTCACAGAGCAGAACCACAACAAACAGAGAACACAGCCAGGCCTGGTTTGGCACCCCAGGCATGGAACCCCTTGTGGGAAtggccaggggctgcagccagggacacctga
- the GALE gene encoding UDP-glucose 4-epimerase isoform X1, producing the protein MWQLRVREGTMAEKILVTGGAGYIGSHCVLELLQAGFVPVVIDNFHNAIRGARHHGRGRAPGALREASLLGRDALCGAEGRGGVGAEASGILQSEPDRDHPAAGDHEGARREEHRVQQLRHRLRGPQVPPPGREPPGRGLHQPLRQIQVLHRGDDPGSLQSREGEERPRGAAAQVCPHGGDRAAPSVCPQDWNAVLLRYFNPIGAHESGMIGEDPQGIPNNLMPYVAQVAPPQPLGGDREGTEGDGAPMGLSLCAGGSGTPGIPERLWERLQDGRWNGCVMGWVEFGISKALAAPWALPSASVSPQESGITSTSWIWPRATSLLSRSSRRTVAARSTTWAQAPATPCCRWSGPWRKPQGGRSSTRSQPGGRETWPPATLTPRWPSGSWAGKLPLAWTRCVRTCGGGSCRTPRASARTELWLRAGRALGCSEPALPPSLRAVTILGEQFQLPLLPLARGRKAGASSASLFLILIPQVFASHRAEPQQTENTARPGLAPQAWNPLWEWPGAAARDT; encoded by the exons ATGTGGCAGCTCCGTGTCCGGGAG GGAACCATGGCAGAGAAGATCCTGGTGACGGGCGGCGCCGGCTACATCGGCAGCCACTgcgtgctggagctgctgcaggcgGGATTCGTCCCCGTGGTCATCGATAACTTCCACAACGCCATCCGAG GAGCTCGACATCACGGACGAGGCCGCGCTCCAGGAGCTCTTCGGGAAg CATCGCTTCTCGGCCGTGATGCACTTTGCGGGGCTGAAGGCCGTGGGGGAGTCGGTGCAGAAGCCTCTGGAATATTACAGAGTGAACCTGACCGGGACCATCCGGCTGCTGGAG ACCATGAAGGCGCACGGCGTGAGGAACATCGTGTTCAGCAGCTCCGCCACCGTCTACGGGGACCCCAAGTACCTCCCCCTGGACGAGAACCACCCGGTCGGGGGCTGCACCAACCCCTACGGCAAATCCAAGTTCTTCATCGAGGAGATGATCCGGGATCTCTGCAAAGCAGAGAGGGTGAGGAGCGGCCCCGAGGGGCTgcagcccaggtgtgtccccacgGGGGTGACCGGGCAGCGCCGTCCGTGTGTCCCCAGGACTGGAACGCCGTCCTCCTGCGCTACTTCAACCCCATCGGCGCCCACGAGTCGGGGATGATCGGAGAGGATCCTCAGGGGATCCCAAACAACCTCATGCCCTACGTGGCTCAGGTAGCGCCCCCACAGCCCTTGGGGGgtgacagggaggggacagagggtgATGGGGCTCCCATGGGGCTGTCCCTCTGTGCAGGTGGCAGTGGGACGCCGGGAATTCCTGAGCGTCTTTGGGAACGACTACAAGACGGACGATGGAACGGGTGCGTCATGGGAtgggtggaatttgggatttccaAAGCCCTGGCTGCACCCTGGGCCCTGCCCTCAgcctctgtgtccccacaggagTCAGGGATTACATCCACGTCGTGGATCTGGCCAAGGGCCACATCGCTGCTCTCAAGAAGCTCAAGGAGAACTGTGGCTGCAAG aTCTACAACCTGGGCACAGGCACCGGCTACTCCGTGCTGCAGATGGTCCGGGCCATGGAGAAAGCCTCAGGGAGGGAG atCAAGTACCAGATCACAGCCCGGCGGGAGGGAGACGTGGCCTCCTGCTACGCTGACCCCGCGCTGGCCGAGcgggagctgggctggaaagctgcctttGGCCTGGACAAGATGT GTGAGGACCTGTGGCGGTGGCAGCTGCAGAACCCCACGGGCTTCAGCAAGAACTGAGCTGTGGCTGAGGGCTGGCCGggccctgggctgctctgagccagcACTGCCTCCTTCCCTGAGAGCTGTCACCATCCTGGGAGAGCAGTTCCAGCTCCCCCTCCTGCCTCTGGCACGGGGCAGGAAGGCTGGAGCATCCTCAGCCTCTCtattcctcatcctcatcccccaGGTCTTTGCATCTCACAGAGCAGAACCACAACAAACAGAGAACACAGCCAGGCCTGGTTTGGCACCCCAGGCATGGAACCCCTTGTGGGAAtggccaggggctgcagccagggacacctga
- the GALE gene encoding UDP-glucose 4-epimerase isoform X5, with protein MWQLRVREGTMAEKILVTGGAGYIGSHCVLELLQAGFVPVVIDNFHNAIRGARHHGRGRAPGALREASLLGRDALCGAEGRGGVGAEASGILQSEPDRDHPAAGDHEGARREEHRVQQLRHRLRGPQVPPPGREPPGRGLHQPLRQIQVLHRGDDPGSLQSREGLERRPPALLQPHRRPRVGDDRRGSSGDPKQPHALRGSGGSGTPGIPERLWERLQDGRWNGCVMGWVEFGISKALAAPWALPSASVSPQESGITSTSWIWPRATSLLSRSSRRTVAARSTTWAQAPATPCCRWSGPWRKPQGGRSSTRSQPGGRETWPPATLTPRWPSGSWAGKLPLAWTRCVRTCGGGSCRTPRASARTELWLRAGRALGCSEPALPPSLRAVTILGEQFQLPLLPLARGRKAGASSASLFLILIPQVFASHRAEPQQTENTARPGLAPQAWNPLWEWPGAAARDT; from the exons ATGTGGCAGCTCCGTGTCCGGGAG GGAACCATGGCAGAGAAGATCCTGGTGACGGGCGGCGCCGGCTACATCGGCAGCCACTgcgtgctggagctgctgcaggcgGGATTCGTCCCCGTGGTCATCGATAACTTCCACAACGCCATCCGAG GAGCTCGACATCACGGACGAGGCCGCGCTCCAGGAGCTCTTCGGGAAg CATCGCTTCTCGGCCGTGATGCACTTTGCGGGGCTGAAGGCCGTGGGGGAGTCGGTGCAGAAGCCTCTGGAATATTACAGAGTGAACCTGACCGGGACCATCCGGCTGCTGGAG ACCATGAAGGCGCACGGCGTGAGGAACATCGTGTTCAGCAGCTCCGCCACCGTCTACGGGGACCCCAAGTACCTCCCCCTGGACGAGAACCACCCGGTCGGGGGCTGCACCAACCCCTACGGCAAATCCAAGTTCTTCATCGAGGAGATGATCCGGGATCTCTGCAAAGCAGAGAGG GACTGGAACGCCGTCCTCCTGCGCTACTTCAACCCCATCGGCGCCCACGAGTCGGGGATGATCGGAGAGGATCCTCAGGGGATCCCAAACAACCTCATGCCCTACGTGGCTCAG GTGGCAGTGGGACGCCGGGAATTCCTGAGCGTCTTTGGGAACGACTACAAGACGGACGATGGAACGGGTGCGTCATGGGAtgggtggaatttgggatttccaAAGCCCTGGCTGCACCCTGGGCCCTGCCCTCAgcctctgtgtccccacaggagTCAGGGATTACATCCACGTCGTGGATCTGGCCAAGGGCCACATCGCTGCTCTCAAGAAGCTCAAGGAGAACTGTGGCTGCAAG aTCTACAACCTGGGCACAGGCACCGGCTACTCCGTGCTGCAGATGGTCCGGGCCATGGAGAAAGCCTCAGGGAGGGAG atCAAGTACCAGATCACAGCCCGGCGGGAGGGAGACGTGGCCTCCTGCTACGCTGACCCCGCGCTGGCCGAGcgggagctgggctggaaagctgcctttGGCCTGGACAAGATGT GTGAGGACCTGTGGCGGTGGCAGCTGCAGAACCCCACGGGCTTCAGCAAGAACTGAGCTGTGGCTGAGGGCTGGCCGggccctgggctgctctgagccagcACTGCCTCCTTCCCTGAGAGCTGTCACCATCCTGGGAGAGCAGTTCCAGCTCCCCCTCCTGCCTCTGGCACGGGGCAGGAAGGCTGGAGCATCCTCAGCCTCTCtattcctcatcctcatcccccaGGTCTTTGCATCTCACAGAGCAGAACCACAACAAACAGAGAACACAGCCAGGCCTGGTTTGGCACCCCAGGCATGGAACCCCTTGTGGGAAtggccaggggctgcagccagggacacctga
- the GALE gene encoding UDP-glucose 4-epimerase isoform X6: MWQLRVREGTMAEKILVTGGAGYIGSHCVLELLQAGFVPVVIDNFHNAIRGARHHGRGRAPGALREASLLGRDALCGAEGRGGVGAEASGILQSEPDRDHPAAGDHEGARREEHRVQQLRHRLRGPQVPPPGREPPGRGLHQPLRQIQVLHRGDDPGSLQSREGEERPRGAAAQVCPHGGDRAAPSVCPQDWNAVLLRYFNPIGAHESGMIGEDPQGIPNNLMPYVAQVAVGRREFLSVFGNDYKTDDGTGVRDYIHVVDLAKGHIAALKKLKENCGCKIYNLGTGTGYSVLQMVRAMEKASGREIKYQITARREGDVASCYADPALAERELGWKAAFGLDKMCEDLWRWQLQNPTGFSKN, encoded by the exons ATGTGGCAGCTCCGTGTCCGGGAG GGAACCATGGCAGAGAAGATCCTGGTGACGGGCGGCGCCGGCTACATCGGCAGCCACTgcgtgctggagctgctgcaggcgGGATTCGTCCCCGTGGTCATCGATAACTTCCACAACGCCATCCGAG GAGCTCGACATCACGGACGAGGCCGCGCTCCAGGAGCTCTTCGGGAAg CATCGCTTCTCGGCCGTGATGCACTTTGCGGGGCTGAAGGCCGTGGGGGAGTCGGTGCAGAAGCCTCTGGAATATTACAGAGTGAACCTGACCGGGACCATCCGGCTGCTGGAG ACCATGAAGGCGCACGGCGTGAGGAACATCGTGTTCAGCAGCTCCGCCACCGTCTACGGGGACCCCAAGTACCTCCCCCTGGACGAGAACCACCCGGTCGGGGGCTGCACCAACCCCTACGGCAAATCCAAGTTCTTCATCGAGGAGATGATCCGGGATCTCTGCAAAGCAGAGAGGGTGAGGAGCGGCCCCGAGGGGCTgcagcccaggtgtgtccccacgGGGGTGACCGGGCAGCGCCGTCCGTGTGTCCCCAGGACTGGAACGCCGTCCTCCTGCGCTACTTCAACCCCATCGGCGCCCACGAGTCGGGGATGATCGGAGAGGATCCTCAGGGGATCCCAAACAACCTCATGCCCTACGTGGCTCAG GTGGCAGTGGGACGCCGGGAATTCCTGAGCGTCTTTGGGAACGACTACAAGACGGACGATGGAACGG gagTCAGGGATTACATCCACGTCGTGGATCTGGCCAAGGGCCACATCGCTGCTCTCAAGAAGCTCAAGGAGAACTGTGGCTGCAAG aTCTACAACCTGGGCACAGGCACCGGCTACTCCGTGCTGCAGATGGTCCGGGCCATGGAGAAAGCCTCAGGGAGGGAG atCAAGTACCAGATCACAGCCCGGCGGGAGGGAGACGTGGCCTCCTGCTACGCTGACCCCGCGCTGGCCGAGcgggagctgggctggaaagctgcctttGGCCTGGACAAGATGT GTGAGGACCTGTGGCGGTGGCAGCTGCAGAACCCCACGGGCTTCAGCAAGAACTGA
- the GALE gene encoding UDP-glucose 4-epimerase isoform X7 gives MWQLRVREGTMAEKILVTGGAGYIGSHCVLELLQAGFVPVVIDNFHNAIRGSEELPESLRRVQEIANRPVLFQELDITDEAALQELFGKHRFSAVMHFAGLKAVGESVQKPLEYYRVNLTGTIRLLETMKAHGVRNIVFSSSATVYGDPKYLPLDENHPVGGCTNPYGKSKFFIEEMIRDLCKAERDWNAVLLRYFNPIGAHESGMIGEDPQGIPNNLMPYVAQVAVGRREFLSVFGNDYKTDDGTGVRDYIHVVDLAKGHIAALKKLKENCGCKIYNLGTGTGYSVLQMVRAMEKASGREIKYQITARREGDVASCYADPALAERELGWKAAFGLDKMCEDLWRWQLQNPTGFSKN, from the exons ATGTGGCAGCTCCGTGTCCGGGAG GGAACCATGGCAGAGAAGATCCTGGTGACGGGCGGCGCCGGCTACATCGGCAGCCACTgcgtgctggagctgctgcaggcgGGATTCGTCCCCGTGGTCATCGATAACTTCCACAACGCCATCCGAG GCTCCGAGGAGCTCCCCGAGAGCCTCCGGCGGGTGCAGGAGATCGCGAACCGGCCCGTGCTCTTCCAGGAGCTCGACATCACGGACGAGGCCGCGCTCCAGGAGCTCTTCGGGAAg CATCGCTTCTCGGCCGTGATGCACTTTGCGGGGCTGAAGGCCGTGGGGGAGTCGGTGCAGAAGCCTCTGGAATATTACAGAGTGAACCTGACCGGGACCATCCGGCTGCTGGAG ACCATGAAGGCGCACGGCGTGAGGAACATCGTGTTCAGCAGCTCCGCCACCGTCTACGGGGACCCCAAGTACCTCCCCCTGGACGAGAACCACCCGGTCGGGGGCTGCACCAACCCCTACGGCAAATCCAAGTTCTTCATCGAGGAGATGATCCGGGATCTCTGCAAAGCAGAGAGG GACTGGAACGCCGTCCTCCTGCGCTACTTCAACCCCATCGGCGCCCACGAGTCGGGGATGATCGGAGAGGATCCTCAGGGGATCCCAAACAACCTCATGCCCTACGTGGCTCAG GTGGCAGTGGGACGCCGGGAATTCCTGAGCGTCTTTGGGAACGACTACAAGACGGACGATGGAACGG gagTCAGGGATTACATCCACGTCGTGGATCTGGCCAAGGGCCACATCGCTGCTCTCAAGAAGCTCAAGGAGAACTGTGGCTGCAAG aTCTACAACCTGGGCACAGGCACCGGCTACTCCGTGCTGCAGATGGTCCGGGCCATGGAGAAAGCCTCAGGGAGGGAG atCAAGTACCAGATCACAGCCCGGCGGGAGGGAGACGTGGCCTCCTGCTACGCTGACCCCGCGCTGGCCGAGcgggagctgggctggaaagctgcctttGGCCTGGACAAGATGT GTGAGGACCTGTGGCGGTGGCAGCTGCAGAACCCCACGGGCTTCAGCAAGAACTGA